The nucleotide sequence CGACTGGAATGTCTTTTTCTTTTCTCATTAAATCCTTTATTCTTGAAAGCCTTATTCCCAGTTTCCCTCCGGGGTGAAATTTTGCAAAGTCTTCACTCTTAAACCCTTTCAGCCTCATCAAAGAAACTGCCAAAGCATCTCCAAGAGCTAAAGTTGCTGTTGTAGAAGTCGTAGGAGCAAGACCCAAAGGACAAGCTTCCTTTCTAACATTTAAAAGAAGAACAACGTCGGAAAGTTTTGCTAACGAAGAAGATGGGTTATTCGTTATAGCTATAATTGGTATTCCGAAACTCTTGAGTATTGGAACAATGTTCAAAAGTTCCGCAGTTTCTCCACTGTTAGAAACAGCAATGATTGTGTCATCTCCTTTAACCATACCAAGATCTCCATGGGCAGCATCGGCAGGGTGTAGGAAAAAGGCAGGAGTCCCAGTGCTTGAAAAAGTTGCGGCTATCTTCTTGCAGATCAGTCCAGATTTACCGACTCCCGTAAGAACAACTCTTCCCTTAGTATTCAATAAAAGTTTTACTGCTTTTACAAAGTTTTCATCAAGCTTTTCTGCTAAGGTTTTTAGAGATTCAGATTCTTCTAAAATAGTTTTCCTTCCTACTGCTAAAATATCCAACGTAAGACCTCCTTTTTTGGTATTAAATTTTAAAGATAAAATCTTTAACTTGGAGAAAAATGAGACAGAGTTTAGA is from Desulfurobacteriaceae bacterium and encodes:
- a CDS encoding KpsF/GutQ family sugar-phosphate isomerase, yielding MDILAVGRKTILEESESLKTLAEKLDENFVKAVKLLLNTKGRVVLTGVGKSGLICKKIAATFSSTGTPAFFLHPADAAHGDLGMVKGDDTIIAVSNSGETAELLNIVPILKSFGIPIIAITNNPSSSLAKLSDVVLLLNVRKEACPLGLAPTTSTTATLALGDALAVSLMRLKGFKSEDFAKFHPGGKLGIRLSRIKDLMRKEKDIPVVSPTSSLKEVIYEISSKKVGATLVIDNGKLVGIITDGDLRRAFEKEVSFDTLAKEIMTENPKTIREDVFAEKAIEVMEKYKITVLPVVDSERKVVGIIHLHDILGRRIG